From a region of the Citricoccus muralis genome:
- a CDS encoding HNH endonuclease yields MFESQRSQRREGEVPRPDGGTSGSTAAAGARVPLVPVPVNALHLIGLRQALALMVPAATVSPDELDARRAIASPDGPEAESIDRIRALEALKAACAAAQARETAALHAHRTQSEAAHGIPEARRGRGLPGEVGLARRTGARGSKHLRLALNLTADLPHTLEALTAGRISEDQAAAIDRQTHWLTSPQRRAADTALADRIEFLGHRQLVQEAQAAAQGQDPAAALQRQEQACRDRHVSLKPAQTNPGMAYLTALLPIAQASACYQNLTTAAASTIAEGDAAERTPQQVLTDLFVQRLTGQTTAEDVPLEIQLIMTDTALLNAAGLAGDTANTGGQNVRAGTETGAGVDADLPAWLPGHGPIPAPVARRMIADTEAEVFIRRLYTSPGTGQLVAMDSHRRVFSGLLRHMVLLRDGICRTPYCDAPIRHIDHATPHRDGGPTSWDNASGLCVRCNHTKENLGWTHHATAGELRVTTPTGHEYTNHPRPLTPPPAPEHPSTGPSLNEPPLKEHGQSRVIACSTNSTVTATLPDHIPSDVLGGPRTGSTRPPRTTPRSRRSALGSTLRWETARATMQPSHASSLEATLKDSLASHQRRGGPCPRSFITTPCGP; encoded by the coding sequence ATGTTCGAATCTCAGCGGAGTCAGCGGCGCGAAGGTGAAGTGCCCCGGCCCGACGGCGGCACTTCCGGTAGCACTGCAGCCGCCGGTGCGCGGGTTCCGCTCGTCCCGGTTCCGGTCAACGCGCTTCACCTCATCGGCCTGCGCCAGGCCTTGGCGCTGATGGTCCCTGCCGCGACCGTCAGCCCTGATGAGCTGGACGCGCGGCGGGCCATCGCGTCTCCGGACGGGCCCGAAGCAGAGTCCATCGACCGGATCCGGGCCCTGGAAGCGCTGAAAGCGGCCTGTGCCGCCGCCCAGGCCCGCGAGACCGCTGCCCTGCATGCCCACCGCACCCAGTCCGAAGCCGCCCACGGCATCCCCGAGGCTCGTCGGGGTCGTGGCCTTCCTGGTGAGGTTGGCCTGGCCCGCCGCACCGGGGCCCGGGGCTCCAAACACCTCCGCCTGGCCTTGAACCTGACGGCGGATCTGCCCCACACCTTGGAGGCCCTGACCGCTGGACGCATCAGTGAAGATCAGGCTGCTGCGATCGACCGCCAAACCCACTGGCTCACCTCACCCCAACGTCGGGCCGCCGATACCGCCCTGGCCGACCGGATCGAATTCCTCGGCCACCGCCAACTCGTCCAGGAAGCCCAAGCCGCAGCCCAAGGGCAAGACCCCGCCGCTGCCCTCCAACGCCAAGAACAAGCCTGCCGCGACCGGCATGTGAGCCTGAAGCCCGCACAGACCAACCCGGGCATGGCCTACCTCACCGCGCTGCTCCCGATCGCCCAGGCCAGCGCCTGCTATCAAAACCTCACCACGGCCGCTGCCAGTACCATCGCCGAAGGCGACGCCGCCGAGAGGACCCCACAGCAGGTCCTCACCGACCTGTTCGTCCAGCGCCTCACCGGACAGACCACCGCCGAAGACGTCCCCCTCGAGATCCAACTGATCATGACCGATACCGCCCTCCTCAACGCCGCCGGACTCGCTGGTGATACAGCCAACACTGGCGGCCAAAACGTACGTGCAGGCACCGAAACGGGCGCCGGCGTAGACGCCGATCTCCCGGCGTGGTTGCCCGGTCACGGTCCGATCCCCGCACCAGTCGCACGCCGTATGATCGCGGACACCGAGGCCGAAGTCTTCATCCGTCGGCTCTACACCTCACCTGGCACCGGTCAACTCGTCGCGATGGACTCTCATCGCCGCGTCTTCTCCGGCCTGTTGCGGCACATGGTGCTCCTGCGAGACGGGATCTGCCGGACCCCGTACTGCGATGCCCCGATCCGGCACATCGACCACGCCACACCCCACCGCGACGGCGGGCCCACCTCCTGGGACAACGCCTCCGGACTGTGCGTGCGCTGCAACCACACCAAAGAGAACCTCGGCTGGACCCACCACGCCACCGCCGGCGAACTCCGTGTCACTACCCCCACCGGTCATGAGTACACCAATCACCCCCGTCCCCTCACCCCACCACCAGCTCCAGAACACCCATCGACAGGACCATCACTGAACGAACCACCGCTGAAGGAACATGGACAGTCACGGGTGATCGCCTGCTCCACGAACAGCACAGTGACCGCCACCCTGCCGGACCACATCCCCAGCGACGTGCTAGGAGGTCCGCGAACCGGCTCGACGCGTCCCCCAAGAACGACGCCACGGAGTAGGAGATCGGCGCTGGGGTCAACGTTGCGTTGGGAGACAGCTCGCGCGACCATGCAACCAAGCCACGCGAGTAGCCTAGAAGCAACGCTGAAAGACTCGTTGGCCAGCCACCAGAGAAGGGGAGGACCATGTCCCAGGAGCTTCATCACCACACCATGCGGGCCGTGA
- a CDS encoding NAD(P)H-quinone oxidoreductase — MSQELHHHTMRAVTYTGAGGREVLAVEDQALPAPGPGEVLIKVTAAGINRADLLQRAGNYPVPEGASEVPGLEVSGTIEETGAGVGNWDFGTPVCALLAGGGYAEYVVVPAGQVVPVPDGVSLTDAAGLPEVAATCWSNLVQQAGVGRGDWVLVHGGTGGIGSFALQLLKALGARPVATAGSAEKVQRSLELGAEVAINHREEDFVARMNEITGGHGADVILDVMGAKYLEKNVAALARGGRLVVIGLQGGASGTLPIGKVMGKNAVVTGTMLRPRPVEEKAGIMREVAEHVWPLVTTGAIRSTTDAVFALEDVAAAQDRFEEADRTGKILLVTGERP; from the coding sequence ATGTCCCAGGAGCTTCATCACCACACCATGCGGGCCGTGACGTACACCGGCGCCGGCGGTCGCGAGGTCCTCGCGGTGGAGGACCAGGCACTCCCTGCTCCGGGGCCCGGTGAGGTCCTCATCAAGGTCACTGCTGCCGGCATCAATCGCGCGGACCTGCTGCAGCGGGCGGGCAACTATCCGGTCCCAGAGGGGGCCTCGGAGGTGCCCGGGCTGGAGGTCTCCGGAACGATCGAGGAGACCGGGGCCGGCGTCGGGAATTGGGATTTCGGCACGCCGGTCTGTGCCCTGCTGGCGGGCGGCGGCTATGCCGAGTACGTGGTGGTCCCCGCCGGACAGGTGGTCCCGGTGCCCGACGGCGTCTCCCTCACCGATGCGGCCGGCCTCCCGGAGGTCGCGGCCACCTGTTGGTCGAACCTGGTCCAGCAGGCCGGCGTGGGCCGAGGCGACTGGGTGCTCGTGCACGGCGGCACCGGCGGCATCGGCTCGTTCGCTCTGCAATTGTTGAAGGCACTGGGTGCGCGTCCCGTGGCGACCGCTGGTAGCGCGGAGAAGGTGCAGCGGAGTCTCGAACTGGGCGCCGAGGTGGCCATCAATCACCGCGAGGAGGATTTCGTGGCCCGGATGAACGAGATCACCGGCGGCCATGGCGCGGACGTGATTCTGGACGTGATGGGTGCGAAGTACCTGGAGAAGAACGTGGCCGCACTGGCGCGCGGCGGGCGGTTGGTGGTGATCGGTCTGCAGGGCGGTGCCTCCGGAACCCTGCCGATCGGCAAGGTCATGGGCAAGAACGCTGTGGTGACCGGGACGATGCTGCGTCCACGACCAGTGGAGGAGAAGGCCGGGATCATGCGGGAGGTGGCCGAACATGTCTGGCCCCTGGTGACCACCGGAGCCATCCGCAGCACCACGGACGCGGTGTTCGCCCTGGAAGACGTGGCGGCGGCCCAGGACCGTTTTGAAGAGGCGGACCGGACGGGCAAGATCCTCCTGGTGACCGGGGAGAGGCCTTGA
- a CDS encoding HAD family hydrolase yields the protein MMPANAQPHRDVRSRRPLKLAVLDMSGTTVDEGGLQDEAFNTAILQEGIEPGGSRSDAMVGYFREARGTSRHEIFRSIFAEDPVAARRANACFEATYDRLLAERGVRPVDGAAEAVAALREAGMKIVLTTGFARHTQNMILESLDWMGVSDLSLCPSDAGRGAPYPDMILTALLALDLEDVRSVMTVGDTAGDIRAGQRAGAGLTVGVLTGYHDEAVLRGAGAAAVVPSIRDVPALVTGAGC from the coding sequence ATGATGCCTGCCAACGCCCAACCCCACCGGGATGTCCGTTCGCGGCGTCCGCTGAAGCTGGCCGTCCTGGACATGTCCGGCACCACCGTGGATGAGGGAGGCCTCCAGGACGAGGCCTTCAACACCGCGATCCTGCAGGAGGGCATCGAACCCGGCGGCTCTCGCTCGGACGCGATGGTGGGCTACTTCCGTGAGGCACGCGGCACCTCGCGGCATGAGATCTTCCGCTCGATCTTCGCCGAGGACCCGGTGGCGGCCCGCCGTGCCAATGCGTGCTTCGAGGCCACCTATGACCGGTTGCTGGCCGAACGCGGCGTCCGCCCGGTGGACGGTGCCGCGGAGGCCGTGGCCGCGCTCCGGGAGGCGGGAATGAAGATCGTGCTGACCACCGGCTTCGCCCGGCATACTCAGAACATGATCCTGGAGTCACTGGACTGGATGGGCGTCTCCGATCTCAGCCTGTGCCCCTCGGACGCTGGCCGTGGCGCACCCTATCCAGACATGATCCTCACGGCACTGCTGGCCCTGGATCTCGAGGATGTCCGCTCGGTCATGACGGTCGGGGACACGGCCGGGGACATCCGGGCCGGACAGCGGGCTGGCGCCGGGCTGACCGTGGGGGTGCTGACCGGTTACCACGATGAGGCCGTCCTCAGGGGTGCCGGTGCGGCCGCCGTCGTGCCCTCGATCCGGGACGTCCCGGCCCTGGTGACCGGCGCGGGCTGCTGA
- a CDS encoding alpha/beta hydrolase, with protein sequence MRLHPFPSASGAIAAVFATALVLTGCTADGGPDGGPDAGVAEPTSGTAAVPEGLEDLYAQEPAWQSCEQDVGDLECATVEAPLDYADPDGERIELALIRTGGAEDGAPHLLLNPGGPGASGVDMVVDSLDFVVSGAVQDHYAVVGFDPRGVSRSAPVECLSDEEMDAAREEHIDPSTDEGLDQVRESAREYAQACDENTGEVLGHVDTDSAARDMDLMRAVLGDQQLNYLGFSYGTSLGASYAEQFPDNVGRMVLDGAMDPSLDEFEVSLGQAEAFEEAITAWAESCLAGPDCPLSGTAEDGVEQLRELLAQVEESPLTSSDGRQVPAATFVAGLITPLYADENWPMLTQAVADAMNGNPDLMLYLADLNAGRDEDGEYGSNINDAFTAINCLDSTAASDTETLRSQAEQLDEASPTIGRFLAYGGANCAEWPEKPVDEPAPASAPGAAPIVVIGTQGDPATPYEWAPALADQLESGVLVSWNGQGHTAYGRAGECIGTAVDGYLIEGEVPEDGLTCD encoded by the coding sequence GTGCGCCTGCACCCCTTCCCCTCCGCTTCCGGTGCCATCGCCGCCGTCTTCGCGACCGCCCTGGTGCTCACCGGTTGCACCGCGGACGGTGGGCCGGATGGTGGGCCGGACGCCGGAGTTGCGGAGCCGACGTCGGGCACCGCCGCCGTTCCGGAGGGGCTGGAGGACCTCTACGCCCAGGAGCCCGCGTGGCAGTCCTGTGAGCAGGACGTCGGCGACCTCGAGTGCGCCACCGTTGAGGCCCCGCTGGACTATGCGGATCCGGACGGTGAGCGGATCGAGCTGGCCCTGATCCGGACGGGAGGGGCCGAGGATGGCGCCCCGCACCTGCTGTTGAATCCCGGCGGCCCGGGGGCGTCCGGGGTGGACATGGTGGTGGACTCCCTGGACTTCGTGGTCTCCGGAGCCGTCCAGGACCACTACGCCGTGGTGGGCTTCGACCCGCGCGGCGTATCCCGTTCGGCGCCGGTGGAGTGCCTGTCCGACGAGGAGATGGATGCGGCCCGCGAGGAGCACATCGATCCGTCCACGGACGAGGGCCTGGACCAGGTCCGGGAATCCGCCCGAGAGTACGCGCAGGCCTGCGATGAGAACACCGGTGAGGTCCTCGGCCACGTGGACACCGACTCCGCGGCCCGGGACATGGACCTGATGCGGGCCGTGCTGGGCGATCAGCAACTGAACTACCTCGGCTTCTCCTACGGCACCTCCCTGGGTGCCTCCTACGCCGAGCAGTTCCCGGACAACGTGGGCCGGATGGTGCTGGACGGGGCCATGGACCCGTCACTCGACGAGTTCGAGGTCAGCCTGGGCCAGGCTGAGGCTTTCGAGGAGGCCATCACGGCTTGGGCCGAGTCCTGCCTCGCTGGCCCGGACTGCCCCCTCTCCGGCACCGCCGAGGACGGCGTGGAGCAACTCCGCGAGCTGCTGGCCCAGGTCGAGGAGTCTCCGCTGACCTCCTCCGACGGGCGGCAGGTCCCGGCCGCCACCTTTGTCGCGGGGCTGATCACCCCGCTGTACGCGGACGAGAACTGGCCGATGCTCACCCAGGCCGTCGCCGATGCCATGAACGGCAACCCGGACCTGATGCTCTACCTCGCGGATCTGAACGCCGGACGGGACGAGGACGGCGAGTACGGCTCCAACATCAACGACGCCTTCACGGCCATCAACTGCCTCGACTCCACCGCGGCGTCCGACACCGAGACGCTCCGGAGCCAGGCCGAGCAGCTGGATGAGGCGTCCCCGACCATCGGCCGGTTCCTGGCCTACGGCGGGGCGAACTGTGCCGAGTGGCCCGAGAAGCCGGTGGACGAGCCCGCCCCCGCCAGCGCTCCCGGGGCAGCGCCGATCGTGGTCATCGGCACCCAGGGCGACCCCGCCACCCCGTACGAGTGGGCCCCGGCGTTGGCCGATCAGCTCGAATCCGGGGTGCTCGTCTCCTGGAACGGTCAGGGCCACACCGCCTACGGCCGGGCCGGGGAGTGCATCGGGACCGCCGTGGACGGGTACCTGATCGAGGGTGAGGTGCCCGAGGACGGGCTCACCTGCGACTGA
- a CDS encoding DNA polymerase III subunit delta', whose translation MSVAPAWAELAGQEAAVRQLSRAATMDSPTHAWLFTGPPGSGRSNAARAFAQALECEVEDPALRGCGLCHACLTVHAGTHADVKVMATENVTYKIDEIRELISLAQDRPSSGRWRIFIIEDADRMTERATNVLLKAIEEPPARTIWMLCAPSPADVLVTIRSRCRPVGLRIPSVQSVADLLVDRDGLDPALALFAARASQSHVGMARRLARDEGARQRREAVVHLPLRIQATSDAVALAKELVEVTQEEAKSSAEVRNVEEKAGLLRALGLGEDEKVPPKLRHHVKRLEDSQTARNKRSVHDTLDRAMIDLTGLFRDVLALQLGTGAELVNEHLRDDLGSYAHGATAERTVARIDAVATARRRLAGNVPPLLALEAMTMSFLPDRILDRRPGEQV comes from the coding sequence ATGAGCGTGGCACCCGCGTGGGCCGAACTCGCGGGCCAGGAGGCCGCCGTCAGGCAATTGTCCCGGGCCGCGACCATGGACTCCCCCACGCACGCCTGGCTGTTCACCGGTCCCCCTGGCTCCGGACGGTCCAATGCCGCGAGGGCCTTCGCCCAGGCGCTGGAGTGCGAGGTGGAGGACCCGGCGCTGCGCGGCTGCGGGCTCTGCCACGCGTGCCTGACCGTGCACGCGGGGACGCACGCGGACGTGAAGGTCATGGCCACCGAGAACGTCACGTACAAGATCGACGAGATCCGCGAGCTGATCTCCCTCGCCCAGGACCGCCCCTCCTCCGGCCGGTGGCGGATCTTCATCATCGAGGACGCGGACCGCATGACCGAGCGCGCCACGAACGTCCTGCTCAAGGCAATCGAGGAGCCGCCGGCCCGGACCATCTGGATGCTGTGCGCCCCCTCCCCCGCGGACGTGCTCGTGACCATCCGCTCCCGTTGCCGTCCCGTGGGCCTGCGCATCCCCTCGGTGCAATCGGTCGCGGACCTGCTGGTGGACCGCGACGGCCTGGACCCGGCGCTGGCACTGTTCGCGGCGCGGGCCTCCCAGTCGCATGTGGGCATGGCCCGTCGGCTGGCCCGGGATGAGGGAGCCCGGCAGCGCCGTGAAGCCGTGGTCCACCTGCCACTGCGGATCCAGGCGACCTCGGATGCGGTGGCCCTGGCCAAGGAACTGGTGGAGGTCACCCAGGAGGAGGCGAAGTCCTCGGCCGAGGTCCGCAATGTCGAAGAGAAGGCCGGTCTGTTGCGCGCGCTGGGCCTGGGTGAGGACGAGAAGGTCCCGCCCAAGCTGCGCCACCATGTCAAGCGCCTCGAGGACAGCCAGACGGCACGCAACAAGCGCTCCGTGCATGACACCCTCGACCGCGCGATGATCGACCTGACGGGCCTGTTCCGGGACGTGCTGGCCCTGCAGCTGGGTACCGGGGCCGAGCTGGTCAACGAGCACCTGCGGGACGACCTCGGTTCCTACGCCCACGGGGCCACCGCCGAGCGGACCGTGGCCCGGATCGACGCCGTGGCCACCGCCCGCCGGCGCCTGGCCGGCAACGTGCCCCCGCTGTTGGCGCTCGAAGCCATGACGATGAGTTTCCTGCCAGACCGCATCCTGGACCGCCGTCCGGGCGAGCAGGTCTGA
- the tmk gene encoding dTMP kinase → MIEQPSTSAGPVLSPTGPQGLFIAFEGGDGSGKSTQSRLLAERLTAEGHEVLLTREPGGTDVGEQLRSLVLDPVHAPIDPVTEALIFAAARSAHVRQLIAPALAAGRTVVTDRYVDSSVAYQGAGRDLGTDTVAGINEWATGGLHPDLTVLLDVDTGTAATRRAGREQAAGGTGPDRLESEPEPFHQRIRTAFTDRAAQAPDRYLVLDAGRSAVEIAAEVWGRVAVLLGSEAGR, encoded by the coding sequence GTGATCGAGCAGCCTTCCACCTCCGCCGGACCCGTCCTCTCGCCGACCGGTCCGCAGGGTCTCTTCATCGCCTTCGAGGGCGGGGACGGCTCCGGCAAGTCGACTCAGTCGCGGCTGCTCGCCGAACGGCTGACGGCCGAGGGACACGAGGTGCTGCTGACGCGCGAGCCGGGCGGGACCGACGTCGGCGAACAGCTGCGCTCTCTCGTGCTGGACCCGGTCCACGCCCCCATCGACCCGGTGACCGAGGCCCTGATCTTCGCCGCCGCCCGATCGGCCCACGTCCGCCAGCTGATCGCCCCGGCCCTGGCCGCCGGCCGCACCGTGGTGACCGACCGCTACGTGGACTCCTCCGTGGCCTACCAGGGTGCCGGCCGGGACCTCGGCACGGACACCGTGGCCGGGATCAACGAGTGGGCCACCGGCGGGCTGCACCCGGACCTGACCGTCCTGCTGGATGTGGACACCGGCACCGCCGCCACCCGCCGTGCCGGCCGCGAACAGGCCGCCGGCGGCACCGGCCCGGACCGACTGGAGTCCGAGCCCGAGCCCTTCCACCAGCGCATCCGCACCGCCTTCACGGACCGTGCCGCTCAGGCCCCGGACCGCTACCTGGTGCTCGACGCCGGCCGGTCCGCCGTCGAGATCGCCGCCGAGGTCTGGGGCCGGGTCGCCGTGCTGCTCGGCAGCGAGGCCGGCCGATGA
- a CDS encoding trans-sulfuration enzyme family protein, with the protein MHPETLLVSASRPAREVDAPVNDPVHFTSTFVGWEPDAAGPRRLYGRMSNPTWDGPEQLLAALEGVEDPAERPALLFSSGMAAISAALHLAPNGGRIVAPQHAYQGGLSLLDSLQQTGRLAVERVDVTDAEAVLRAVRGTGDPASILWLESPTNPMLEVADLAALTEAANAAGALVVVDNTFATPLVQRPLELGADVVVHSVTKYLAGHSDVVLGAAVTDDAGLHRQLHAHRTLHGAIAGPMEAFLALRGMRTLALRLERSQANAAELARRIDAARREGTLPVAAVTYPGLPDHPQHALAAAQMQGGFGSVLTLVMEGGAAAADAVVQNLRHWVPATSLGGVESLVERRRRFDGEPDTVPAGLLRLSVGIEHVDDLWDDLQAGMRAAAVG; encoded by the coding sequence ATGCATCCCGAAACCCTGTTGGTCAGTGCCTCCCGTCCCGCCCGGGAGGTGGATGCCCCCGTCAATGATCCGGTGCATTTCACCTCCACGTTCGTCGGTTGGGAGCCGGACGCGGCGGGGCCCCGGCGGCTCTACGGGCGCATGTCCAATCCCACCTGGGACGGCCCGGAGCAGCTGCTGGCTGCCCTGGAGGGTGTCGAGGACCCGGCCGAGCGGCCCGCCCTGCTGTTCTCCTCCGGCATGGCCGCCATCTCGGCCGCCCTGCACCTGGCCCCGAACGGCGGCCGCATCGTGGCCCCGCAGCACGCCTACCAGGGAGGGCTGTCCCTGCTGGACTCGCTGCAGCAGACCGGGCGGCTGGCCGTGGAGCGGGTGGACGTCACGGACGCGGAGGCCGTCCTCCGGGCCGTGCGTGGCACGGGCGATCCCGCCAGCATCCTCTGGCTCGAATCGCCCACCAACCCGATGTTGGAGGTGGCGGATCTCGCCGCACTCACCGAGGCCGCGAACGCCGCCGGCGCCCTCGTGGTGGTGGACAACACCTTCGCCACGCCCTTGGTGCAGCGGCCGCTCGAGCTGGGCGCCGACGTCGTGGTCCATTCGGTGACCAAGTACCTGGCCGGGCACTCGGACGTGGTGCTGGGTGCCGCCGTGACGGACGACGCCGGCCTGCACCGCCAGCTGCACGCCCACCGCACGCTGCACGGGGCGATCGCCGGTCCCATGGAGGCGTTCCTGGCGCTGCGCGGCATGCGCACCCTGGCCCTGCGCCTCGAGCGCTCGCAGGCCAACGCGGCCGAGCTGGCCCGGCGGATCGACGCTGCCCGGCGCGAGGGCACCCTGCCGGTGGCCGCCGTGACCTACCCGGGCCTGCCGGACCACCCGCAGCACGCCCTGGCCGCAGCCCAGATGCAGGGTGGCTTCGGCTCCGTACTGACCCTCGTGATGGAGGGTGGGGCGGCGGCCGCCGATGCCGTGGTCCAGAACCTGCGCCACTGGGTCCCCGCCACGTCCCTGGGCGGCGTGGAATCGCTGGTCGAGCGCCGCCGGCGCTTCGACGGCGAACCGGACACCGTCCCGGCCGGCCTGCTGCGGCTGAGCGTGGGCATCGAACACGTGGACGACTTGTGGGATGACCTGCAGGCCGGGATGCGGGCCGCGGCGGTAGGCTGA
- a CDS encoding DUF2516 family protein, protein MYPWILVTTIENWLYIALSLVAVVLAVWAFGDCLTRGKDQFERAGQKTKTFWLLLTGVAAFVGLVSMAGAIGSLGAGFSLFQIAALCVAAVYLAGPRGELKLFGSGGSRPYGY, encoded by the coding sequence ATGTACCCGTGGATTCTGGTCACGACCATTGAGAACTGGCTCTACATCGCCCTGTCCCTGGTGGCCGTCGTGCTGGCCGTCTGGGCCTTCGGCGACTGCCTGACCCGCGGCAAGGACCAGTTCGAACGGGCCGGGCAGAAGACCAAGACCTTCTGGCTGCTCCTCACCGGGGTGGCGGCGTTCGTGGGCCTGGTGTCCATGGCCGGGGCCATCGGCAGCCTGGGCGCCGGGTTCAGCCTGTTCCAGATCGCCGCCCTGTGCGTGGCCGCCGTGTACCTGGCCGGCCCGCGCGGCGAACTGAAGCTCTTCGGCAGCGGCGGCTCGCGCCCCTACGGGTACTGA
- a CDS encoding phosphoglyceromutase, protein MAETPYKLVLLRHGQSDWNEKNLFTGWVDVPLTAKGREEAARGGEMLAAEGLLPDVLHTSVLKRAITTANLALESADRQWIPVKRDWRLNERHYGALQGKDKAQIRDEFGEEQFMIWRRSYDTPPPALDDSSEWSQAEDPRYAGLGEGMPRTECLQDVVTRLLPYWETEIVPDLKAGKTVLVAAHGNSLRALVKHLDGISDEDIAGVNIPTGIPLYYELDEHLKPVTANGRYLDPEAAAAGAAAVAAQGSK, encoded by the coding sequence ATGGCTGAGACACCCTACAAGCTCGTCCTGCTGCGGCACGGCCAGAGCGACTGGAATGAGAAGAACCTGTTCACCGGTTGGGTGGATGTGCCGCTGACCGCCAAGGGCCGCGAGGAGGCCGCCCGGGGCGGTGAAATGCTCGCCGCCGAGGGCCTGCTGCCGGACGTCCTGCACACCTCCGTGCTGAAGCGGGCCATCACCACCGCCAACCTGGCCCTTGAATCGGCCGATCGGCAGTGGATCCCGGTCAAGCGGGATTGGCGCCTGAACGAGCGCCACTACGGCGCCCTGCAGGGCAAGGACAAAGCCCAGATCCGGGACGAGTTCGGCGAGGAACAGTTCATGATCTGGCGCCGTTCCTATGACACCCCGCCGCCCGCGCTGGACGACTCCTCCGAGTGGTCACAGGCCGAGGACCCCCGCTACGCCGGCCTCGGTGAGGGCATGCCGCGCACCGAATGCCTCCAGGACGTCGTCACGCGGCTGCTGCCGTACTGGGAGACCGAGATCGTGCCGGACCTGAAGGCCGGCAAAACCGTGCTGGTGGCCGCCCACGGCAACTCCCTGCGCGCCCTGGTCAAGCACCTGGACGGCATTTCGGACGAGGACATCGCCGGGGTGAACATCCCCACCGGCATCCCGCTGTACTACGAGCTGGACGAGCACTTGAAGCCGGTGACCGCGAACGGCCGCTACCTGGATCCGGAGGCCGCGGCAGCCGGCGCCGCCGCGGTGGCCGCCCAGGGCTCCAAGTAG
- the phoU gene encoding phosphate signaling complex protein PhoU, whose protein sequence is MRELFHADLKSLGDQLTEIAGLVREAMDKSRVSFEEADVELAETVITNDARIDYLQTALDEKAIELLALQGPVAADLRTVVAALRMSSSLERMGDLARHIAQLARRRFPDLVVPPSAREDFRQMAEHAVEVAAEVEHLLATHDLKHASAIVKLNATINELHAKNFTSVADPSWDASAATTADVTLASRFLERFADHGVSVARKVTYLATGEWEPIIAID, encoded by the coding sequence ATGCGAGAACTGTTCCACGCCGATCTGAAGTCGTTGGGCGATCAGCTCACTGAGATCGCCGGTCTGGTGCGTGAGGCTATGGACAAGTCCCGCGTCTCCTTCGAGGAGGCCGACGTGGAGCTGGCCGAGACGGTCATCACCAATGACGCCCGCATCGACTACCTGCAGACCGCCCTGGACGAGAAGGCCATTGAGCTGCTCGCCCTGCAGGGGCCCGTGGCCGCTGACCTGCGCACCGTCGTCGCCGCCCTGCGCATGAGCTCCTCGCTGGAGCGCATGGGGGACCTGGCCCGCCACATCGCCCAGCTGGCCCGCCGCCGGTTCCCGGACCTGGTGGTCCCCCCCTCCGCCCGTGAGGACTTCCGCCAGATGGCCGAGCACGCCGTGGAGGTCGCCGCCGAGGTGGAGCATTTGCTGGCCACTCATGACCTCAAGCACGCCTCCGCGATCGTGAAGCTCAACGCCACCATCAACGAGCTGCACGCCAAGAACTTCACCTCGGTCGCCGATCCGTCCTGGGATGCCTCCGCCGCCACCACCGCGGACGTCACCCTGGCCTCCCGCTTCCTCGAGCGCTTCGCCGACCACGGCGTCTCCGTGGCCCGCAAGGTCACCTACCTGGCCACGGGCGAGTGGGAGCCGATCATCGCGATCGACTGA